One Candidatus Schekmanbacteria bacterium DNA segment encodes these proteins:
- a CDS encoding thrombospondin type 3 repeat-containing protein has translation MVSDKNPQVILFFTLAVLAFFLVSNSDVNIAYAADTDSDGIDDSVDNCPAIPNPTQTDQDNDGIGDPCDSDVTTITLAPVAEGTKNTRRFDSASFPVEGCWNPHTFSSIGEGIRVSFYSCADICVKNTQNGIIEFDISSLSSLVPGTFSAELLLYGTVSHPGVVYVNNLNESSEGETLSTNISVGENIGSIPSDFSFSPIFHYINVTTALNNDLLQLSSNSYSGFFFSPKIFYKPNPWAIAYSGTNANFYTSSSGSETAPTLRIIINNNNPTAITLSSFTALQKEKKVFVTWQTATEINNLGFNIYRSESENGQYTKINKNLIHAKGNSTKGASYKFKDKHIVNGKTYCYKLEDVDSDNTKTMNGPKSVAVSFRKKK, from the coding sequence ATTGTGTCTGATAAAAATCCACAGGTTATTCTTTTTTTTACTCTTGCTGTTCTTGCATTTTTTCTTGTTTCGAACTCTGATGTAAATATCGCTTATGCCGCTGATACTGATTCGGATGGCATAGATGATTCAGTAGATAACTGCCCTGCAATACCCAACCCTACTCAGACAGACCAGGACAATGACGGAATTGGTGACCCATGTGATTCAGATGTTACAACTATTACACTTGCCCCTGTTGCTGAAGGGACTAAAAATACAAGACGTTTTGATTCAGCCTCATTCCCGGTTGAGGGTTGCTGGAATCCCCATACTTTTTCTTCTATAGGAGAAGGAATACGTGTTTCTTTTTATTCTTGTGCGGATATATGTGTAAAAAATACCCAAAATGGGATAATTGAATTTGATATTTCAAGTCTGAGCTCATTAGTCCCCGGGACATTTTCTGCGGAATTATTGTTATATGGTACTGTTTCTCACCCAGGGGTTGTTTATGTTAATAATTTAAATGAAAGCTCGGAAGGGGAAACATTATCTACCAATATTTCTGTGGGGGAGAATATTGGGTCTATACCTTCTGATTTTTCTTTTTCACCAATATTTCACTATATAAATGTTACTACTGCCTTAAATAATGATTTGTTACAGCTATCCTCAAATTCTTATTCAGGATTTTTCTTTAGTCCAAAGATTTTTTATAAACCAAATCCTTGGGCTATTGCTTATTCAGGAACCAATGCTAACTTTTACACTTCTTCTTCCGGTTCAGAAACCGCTCCAACATTAAGGATTATCATCAATAATAACAATCCAACCGCAATAACACTTTCATCTTTTACAGCATTGCAAAAAGAGAAAAAGGTTTTTGTAACATGGCAGACCGCTACAGAGATCAACAACCTCGGCTTTAATATATACCGCAGTGAGTCTGAGAACGGGCAATATACAAAGATAAACAAAAACCTCATCCACGCAAAGGGGAATTCAACCAAAGGCGCATCTTATAAATTCAAGGACAAACATATAGTGAATGGCAAGACTTATTGCTACAAGCTTGAGGATGTTGACTCGGACAATACAAAAACCATGAATGGTCCAAAGTCCGTGGCGGTGAGTTTCAGGAAGAAGAAATAA
- a CDS encoding Glu/Leu/Phe/Val dehydrogenase: MAVNQFEAVGKLLKLDHNIIERIKHPTRSIVVSVPVRMDNGTTEVFMGYRVQHNLTMGPTKGGIRYHEDVSLGEVSALAMWMSWKCALIGLPYGGAKGGIKCDPTKFSIGELERLTRRFTSEIILIIGPETDIPAPDMGTNEQTMAWMMDTYSMQKGHTIPGVVTGKNVLLGGSEARNKATGGGLIHLISETLPLINFKGDDVRIAVQGFGNVGNSAAEIAARKKWKVVAINDVSGALYNPKGIDVMALLSYAKEAGSIKGFKDAEPVDVDDFWGVDCDVMIPAAVAMSITEKNADKLKCSIVAEGANGPTTVEADKILEEKKITLIPDILANAGGVTVSYFEWVQDLQSFFWSHERVVGEVKKLLSKSFREVLARKEKEKVTARTAALMIGIERVAKAKKMRGLYP; encoded by the coding sequence ATGGCGGTAAACCAGTTTGAAGCCGTCGGAAAACTACTTAAGCTTGATCACAACATCATTGAGCGGATAAAGCATCCAACAAGAAGCATTGTTGTCTCTGTTCCCGTAAGAATGGATAATGGGACGACCGAGGTTTTCATGGGCTATCGTGTTCAGCACAATCTCACAATGGGGCCAACCAAAGGCGGAATCAGGTACCACGAGGATGTGTCACTCGGCGAGGTTTCTGCCCTTGCAATGTGGATGTCATGGAAGTGCGCCCTTATCGGACTTCCCTATGGCGGCGCAAAAGGCGGGATAAAATGTGACCCCACAAAGTTCAGCATCGGGGAGCTTGAGAGGCTTACAAGACGTTTCACATCAGAGATCATACTTATCATAGGACCTGAGACCGACATCCCTGCCCCGGACATGGGGACCAATGAACAGACAATGGCATGGATGATGGATACTTACAGCATGCAGAAAGGGCACACTATCCCCGGAGTCGTGACAGGAAAGAATGTCCTGCTTGGCGGCTCCGAGGCAAGGAACAAAGCTACGGGAGGAGGCCTTATCCATCTGATCTCAGAAACTTTGCCGCTCATAAATTTTAAAGGTGATGATGTGAGAATCGCCGTACAGGGTTTCGGGAATGTTGGGAATTCGGCGGCAGAGATAGCGGCAAGGAAGAAGTGGAAGGTTGTGGCAATCAATGATGTGTCAGGCGCGCTTTATAATCCAAAAGGGATAGATGTGATGGCTCTTCTCTCTTATGCAAAGGAGGCAGGCAGCATCAAGGGGTTTAAAGATGCGGAGCCTGTAGATGTCGATGATTTCTGGGGAGTTGACTGCGATGTCATGATTCCTGCCGCAGTTGCAATGAGTATCACGGAAAAAAATGCTGACAAACTTAAGTGCTCTATTGTGGCTGAAGGGGCAAACGGTCCTACTACGGTGGAAGCGGATAAGATCCTTGAAGAAAAAAAGATTACTCTCATTCCTGATATACTTGCCAATGCAGGAGGAGTGACGGTCTCTTATTTCGAGTGGGTACAGGATCTTCAGAGCTTTTTCTGGAGCCATGAAAGGGTGGTTGGCGAAGTGAAAAAGCTTCTTTCCAAATCATTCCGTGAGGTTTTGGCACGCAAGGAAAAGGAAAAAGTCACGGCACGCACAGCGGCACTGATGATAGGGATTGAAAGAGTCGCAAAGGCAAAGAAGATGAGGGGTTTGTATCCTTAA
- a CDS encoding carbon-nitrogen family hydrolase produces MSESFEVCVIQLAIRFGKVEENLERAVKLISKNNSDDCRLFVLPEMWTSGYDYRNLSKIAEKSNFVIEELCGIARACDAIIIGSMPEADNSSIYNTAFVIDEGGNVAGRYRKVHLFSPMAENKYLSAGKDSPVFQTSLGKIAVMLCFDIRFPEFARSLALGGAEILVVPAQWPTVRVEHWKTLLKARAIENQLFVIGAAASGRIGKFDFCGNSMIIAPDGTILAKAGKKEKIIKATINLAEIKKARTLMPCYQSRVPEVYKI; encoded by the coding sequence ATGTCTGAAAGTTTTGAAGTCTGTGTTATTCAGCTTGCCATACGGTTTGGGAAAGTTGAGGAGAATCTTGAAAGGGCTGTAAAGCTGATTTCGAAAAACAACAGCGATGACTGCCGCCTCTTTGTCCTGCCCGAGATGTGGACAAGCGGTTATGATTACAGGAATCTTTCAAAGATAGCTGAGAAGAGCAATTTTGTTATTGAGGAATTATGCGGCATTGCCAGAGCCTGCGATGCAATTATCATAGGCTCCATGCCGGAGGCGGACAACAGCTCAATCTACAATACTGCTTTTGTCATTGATGAGGGCGGAAATGTCGCAGGCAGATACAGGAAGGTGCATCTTTTCTCTCCAATGGCTGAAAACAAATATCTGTCCGCCGGTAAAGATTCCCCTGTTTTTCAGACTTCCCTCGGGAAAATCGCAGTTATGCTCTGCTTTGACATAAGATTCCCCGAGTTTGCGCGAAGCCTTGCATTGGGAGGCGCTGAAATCCTTGTTGTCCCTGCGCAGTGGCCCACGGTGAGAGTTGAACACTGGAAAACACTTTTAAAAGCAAGGGCGATTGAAAACCAGTTGTTTGTCATTGGCGCTGCTGCATCCGGAAGAATCGGCAAATTCGATTTTTGCGGCAACTCAATGATCATTGCCCCTGACGGAACTATACTTGCCAAGGCGGGCAAAAAGGAAAAGATCATAAAGGCAACCATAAATCTTGCAGAGATAAAAAAAGCCCGAACCCTTATGCCCTGTTACCAGTCAAGGGTGCCGGAAGTTTATAAAATTTAG
- a CDS encoding ATP-binding protein, whose product MINRDKECDRLRGLLRRHPVVGIIGARQVGKTTLARNIAEVSSARTVFYDMENPEDIARLSDPMLALKNTRGLVVIDEIQRHPDLFPVLRVLVDRPGRPARFLVLGSASPELLRQGAESLAGRIVYHTLGGFTIDEVGTGQHERLWLRGGFPRSYLARTGSESDEWRQGFIRTFLERDLPQLGIMIRSTTLRRFWTMLAHYHGQIWNASEFGRSFGVADTTVRNYLDILTSALVVRQVQPWYENIGKRQVKAPKVYLADTGILHALLNIKTLNDLQGHPKMGASWEGFVIEQIVRRLGATPEECYYWATYSGAELDLLVVRGRLRLGFEIKRTSAPRVTPSMRSALSDLKLQRLDVIYAGEHTFPIEKNIRAVAITRLLDDLQPLR is encoded by the coding sequence ATGATAAACAGGGACAAAGAATGTGACAGACTGCGCGGACTACTTCGCCGCCATCCCGTAGTCGGGATAATCGGTGCTCGTCAGGTTGGAAAAACCACTCTTGCGCGGAACATCGCCGAAGTATCGAGTGCGCGTACGGTTTTTTATGACATGGAAAACCCGGAGGATATTGCGAGGCTCAGCGACCCCATGCTCGCTCTAAAGAATACGCGCGGGTTGGTTGTTATTGATGAGATCCAGCGCCATCCCGACCTTTTCCCGGTACTCCGAGTGCTCGTTGACCGCCCGGGCAGGCCTGCCCGGTTTCTGGTGCTGGGAAGCGCCTCACCAGAGCTGCTCCGGCAGGGTGCCGAGAGCCTGGCAGGCAGGATCGTCTATCACACTCTCGGAGGATTTACGATTGATGAGGTTGGCACAGGACAGCACGAGCGTCTCTGGCTGAGAGGCGGTTTTCCCCGGTCATACCTTGCCCGGACTGGCAGCGAAAGTGATGAGTGGCGGCAGGGGTTCATTCGCACTTTCCTGGAGCGCGATCTGCCGCAGCTCGGCATTATGATTCGTTCAACTACGCTTCGCAGGTTCTGGACAATGCTTGCCCATTACCACGGTCAGATATGGAACGCCTCGGAATTCGGCCGTTCCTTCGGAGTGGCCGATACAACGGTTCGTAATTACCTCGATATCCTGACATCAGCCCTTGTCGTTCGGCAGGTACAGCCGTGGTATGAAAACATCGGAAAGCGGCAGGTGAAGGCGCCCAAGGTGTATCTCGCCGATACCGGAATACTGCACGCGCTGCTGAATATCAAAACACTGAACGATCTTCAGGGGCATCCGAAGATGGGCGCTTCGTGGGAGGGGTTTGTAATCGAGCAGATAGTACGGCGTCTGGGAGCAACGCCCGAGGAATGCTATTACTGGGCAACCTATTCCGGCGCCGAGCTTGACCTTTTAGTTGTTCGGGGCAGACTGCGTCTTGGCTTCGAAATCAAACGAACGTCCGCACCCAGGGTCACGCCGTCCATGCGGAGTGCACTGTCAGACCTCAAACTTCAAAGACTCGATGTCATTTATGCGGGAGAGCATACATTCCCTATTGAAAAGAACATTCGGGCTGTCGCGATCACGCGCCTTCTGGATGATCTCCAGCCGCTAAGATGA
- the cydC gene encoding thiol reductant ABC exporter subunit CydC, whose product MENKNKEMSRPKIILRLFKMVKPVKGMMFYAISWGIINHLSNIALLTLGAWLVSSFLIPGATPPGTILYVLLFVFGIMKAVGAYLEQLGNHDVAFKLLAHLRTSFYKELEPLVPAKLLDKRSGDVISRIAGDIEIIEVFFAHTISPFAIAYSVSLAVLIFLSAWWWVLPLVVLPFQFILGFVVPVSWERYVRKTGQKLRGTLGETNAYLTDSLQGLETILLFNQGPSRKDMINKKGLALNNIKRGHSIRQGWLIGFVNAVILLANLTVIYFAVQGYLSGALTAQGMITVSVATVSAFTPLLSVGLVSHYLTESFAAGERLFTIIDEKPEVVDSPDATTELPKNFDINLKNVVFKYKEEGPAVLDKLNLFIPQGQSIAIVGESGSGKSTILRLLMRFWEFSSGEIMIGGKDIRGFQQRTIFDMMSIVSPDSHLFDTSIKDNISISKPDATMDEITKAAQMANIHDFILTLPKGYDTSIGELGDKLSGGERQRIVISRLLLKNPPILLFDEPTSNLDYYNENAIQETINEVCKDKTVIIVTHRLSLLANVDKAYRLQNGKLVEIGIPGRQASASAV is encoded by the coding sequence ATGGAAAATAAGAATAAAGAGATGTCGAGGCCCAAGATCATCCTCCGCCTCTTCAAGATGGTAAAGCCAGTTAAGGGGATGATGTTCTATGCGATTTCCTGGGGTATTATAAACCATCTGTCAAATATCGCGCTGCTCACATTAGGTGCATGGCTTGTTTCATCCTTTCTTATTCCTGGTGCCACTCCTCCAGGTACAATTTTATATGTCCTTCTTTTTGTATTTGGAATAATGAAAGCAGTAGGAGCTTATCTTGAACAGCTTGGCAATCATGATGTTGCATTCAAACTTTTAGCACACCTTAGAACTTCATTCTACAAGGAGCTTGAACCTCTTGTCCCGGCGAAACTCCTTGATAAAAGGAGTGGCGATGTTATTTCGAGGATTGCCGGCGATATAGAGATAATCGAGGTTTTCTTTGCCCATACCATTTCTCCCTTTGCAATCGCTTACAGCGTTTCCCTTGCAGTGTTGATATTCCTCTCTGCATGGTGGTGGGTTCTCCCGCTTGTTGTTTTACCTTTTCAGTTTATTCTCGGATTCGTCGTTCCCGTGTCATGGGAGCGGTATGTGAGAAAGACCGGCCAGAAGCTTCGTGGCACCCTTGGAGAAACCAATGCGTATCTTACCGATTCTCTTCAGGGACTTGAAACAATTCTCCTCTTTAATCAGGGCCCCAGCCGGAAAGATATGATAAACAAAAAAGGGCTGGCTTTGAACAATATTAAAAGAGGACATTCAATCCGTCAGGGTTGGCTCATAGGTTTTGTGAATGCAGTGATACTCCTTGCAAACCTCACAGTAATATATTTTGCAGTGCAGGGATACCTCTCGGGTGCGCTCACTGCACAGGGGATGATAACCGTATCAGTTGCCACGGTAAGCGCCTTTACACCTCTTCTCTCTGTAGGACTTGTGTCCCATTACCTCACAGAATCATTTGCCGCAGGAGAGAGGCTTTTTACAATCATTGACGAAAAACCGGAAGTGGTTGACTCTCCAGATGCTACGACCGAGCTTCCAAAGAATTTTGACATCAATTTAAAGAATGTAGTTTTTAAATATAAGGAAGAAGGTCCGGCTGTCCTCGATAAATTAAACCTCTTTATCCCGCAGGGGCAGTCTATTGCCATAGTAGGTGAAAGCGGAAGCGGCAAAAGCACGATACTGCGCCTTCTCATGAGGTTCTGGGAATTTAGCAGCGGAGAAATCATGATAGGAGGAAAGGATATCAGGGGGTTTCAACAGAGGACAATCTTCGATATGATGTCCATTGTTTCACCGGATTCACATCTTTTTGATACAAGCATTAAAGACAACATTTCTATCTCAAAGCCTGATGCAACCATGGATGAGATAACTAAAGCCGCGCAGATGGCAAACATTCATGATTTTATTTTAACGCTTCCAAAAGGATATGATACTTCCATAGGAGAGCTTGGAGACAAACTTTCCGGCGGAGAACGCCAGCGCATAGTTATAAGCAGATTGCTGCTGAAAAACCCTCCCATACTTCTTTTTGACGAGCCCACATCGAACCTTGACTACTACAACGAGAATGCCATCCAGGAAACGATTAACGAAGTTTGCAAAGACAAGACAGTTATAATAGTAACTCACAGGCTGTCGCTTCTTGCCAATGTTGACAAGGCATATCGTCTTCAGAACGGCAAGCTTGTTGAGATTGGAATTCCGGGAAGACAGGCCTCAGCCTCAGCCGTATAG
- a CDS encoding ABC transporter ATP-binding protein/permease — MSEKHTLFTLGETSKGWMVLAIIANLLITTATVVFIDRTGAIVKLVEDFMKSNPETRTFPTEVFQQALIIMFCAVVIRLIFSWSATKAVYEIGAKVKLDTRRKIYSKILDLELAYRDVKKTGSLSTTTVEGVEQLENIYGLVTPQAFLSVLVPAGLYFYLKPINSTIALTLLLMVFLIPISLVFVRAWISRVAKSHWGVYENLNAYYLDSLQGITTLKTFKLLEKRTKLIGEKSEAFRIRTMSLLYSNLVSTLSMDIISMVGTATGIALAIHYLQSGSLTVASATVVVLIAYEFFRPLRLLGAYTHIAMQAMAAIRSIFELLNQDPKKDELSRKTAVETVNLNGNYDIVFRNVNFSYKDDRNPVLKGLNLELKTGQITALVGSSGCGKSTIANLITRFYEPTGGEITIGNQSLYKINPLELRKNIAVVAQRTYLFHGSIRENLLIAKPDATDAELYETCRKAGIIDFVNSLPEKLDASLVEQARNLSSGQIQRIGIARALLKDAPILILDEPTSNVDVENEEKIQATLHEIAKTKTTLVIAHRLRTVREADKIVVIDKGNVVETGTHDELINRKAAYATLVNSQQRLETPSMN, encoded by the coding sequence ATGAGTGAGAAACATACGCTCTTTACATTGGGCGAAACTTCAAAAGGCTGGATGGTTCTTGCCATCATTGCCAATCTGCTGATTACAACTGCTACAGTTGTTTTTATTGACCGCACAGGAGCTATAGTCAAGCTCGTCGAAGATTTCATGAAATCAAATCCGGAAACAAGAACTTTCCCGACAGAGGTTTTTCAGCAGGCGCTGATTATAATGTTTTGCGCGGTTGTTATAAGGCTTATCTTCTCATGGTCTGCAACCAAGGCTGTTTATGAAATAGGTGCAAAGGTTAAGCTTGATACGAGGAGGAAGATTTATTCAAAGATACTGGACCTTGAACTTGCGTACCGTGATGTTAAAAAAACAGGAAGTCTTTCGACCACCACAGTGGAAGGTGTCGAACAGCTTGAGAACATCTATGGTCTTGTGACTCCTCAGGCATTCTTAAGTGTCCTTGTTCCGGCAGGTCTTTATTTTTATCTCAAACCTATTAATAGTACCATTGCATTGACCCTTCTTCTCATGGTTTTCCTAATACCGATAAGCCTTGTCTTCGTGCGCGCGTGGATAAGCAGGGTGGCAAAGTCGCACTGGGGGGTTTATGAGAATCTCAATGCCTATTATCTCGATTCTTTGCAGGGTATTACTACGCTGAAAACCTTCAAACTTCTTGAAAAGCGCACAAAACTGATAGGAGAAAAAAGTGAAGCTTTTCGCATAAGAACAATGAGTCTCCTTTATTCTAATCTTGTTTCTACATTATCTATGGACATTATATCCATGGTAGGTACGGCAACAGGAATAGCTCTTGCAATACACTACCTGCAAAGCGGTTCGCTGACAGTAGCTTCTGCAACAGTTGTAGTCCTTATCGCTTACGAGTTTTTCCGTCCCCTTCGTCTGCTGGGTGCTTATACGCACATTGCAATGCAGGCGATGGCAGCCATAAGGTCGATATTCGAGCTTTTAAATCAGGATCCAAAAAAGGATGAGCTTAGCAGGAAAACCGCAGTGGAAACGGTAAATCTTAATGGCAACTATGACATTGTTTTCAGGAACGTAAATTTCTCTTACAAAGATGACAGGAATCCGGTTCTAAAAGGTCTTAACCTTGAATTAAAAACTGGACAGATTACAGCTCTTGTTGGTTCCAGCGGGTGCGGGAAAAGCACGATTGCAAATTTGATTACAAGATTTTATGAGCCGACAGGAGGGGAGATAACTATTGGCAATCAGTCTCTTTATAAAATCAATCCCCTTGAGCTTCGTAAAAACATAGCTGTTGTCGCCCAGAGAACATACCTTTTCCACGGAAGTATAAGGGAAAACCTCCTTATAGCAAAACCTGATGCAACGGATGCAGAACTTTATGAAACCTGCAGGAAGGCAGGCATCATAGATTTTGTAAATTCCCTTCCTGAAAAACTTGATGCATCTCTCGTAGAGCAGGCCAGGAACCTCTCAAGCGGACAGATACAGCGGATAGGTATTGCCCGTGCACTTCTTAAAGATGCTCCCATACTTATCCTCGATGAACCGACCTCAAATGTTGATGTTGAGAATGAAGAGAAGATACAGGCAACACTTCATGAAATTGCAAAAACAAAAACAACCCTTGTCATCGCACACAGACTTCGTACAGTCCGTGAGGCTGATAAGATAGTAGTTATAGACAAGGGGAATGTTGTTGAAACAGGAACGCACGATGAACTTATAAACAGGAAAGCGGCTTATGCGACACTTGTGAACAGCCAGCAACGGCTTGAAACTCCAAGCATGAATTGA
- the acs gene encoding acetate--CoA ligase yields MKDKKNIEALLDERRLFEPSKEFVDKANMSRADIYEEGKDIEKFWAKAADNVDWFKKWDTLLEWKPPFAKWYIGGKLNISYNCLDRHLKTRKNKAALIWEGEPGDEKVYTYWDLYREVNKFANVLKHFGVKKGDRVTIYLPMVPELPIAMLACTRVGAVHSVVFGGFSPESLRERINDSDSKVVITADGGFRRGAIVPLKRNVDVAIEDCPCVHNVIVVKRVGEEARIHMSDGRDHWWTDLMDESDGYCAPEQMDSEDLLYILYTSGTTGKPKGIVHTTGGYLVGTTLTAKWIFDLKDEDTYWCSADIGWVTGHSYIVYGILSNGATTVMYEGSPDYPEKDRFWEIIEKYNVNIFYTAPTAIRTFMKWGEEWTKKRDLSSLRLLGSVGEPINPEAWMWYQKNIGKGKCPVVDTWWQTETGMILISPLPGIVNTKPGSATRPFPGIEAKVFDDKGNEVPPESGGYLVLTKPWPAMLRTIYGDADRYKEQYWSKYKNIYFTGDGARKDKDGYFWLMGRVDDVINVSGHRLSTMEIESALVDHPSVAESAVIGKTHEIKGQAVAAFVTLKQGVTANKAMQDTLKEHVAKKIGSMARPEDIYFTAELPKTRSGKIMRRLLRDIAEKRALGDTTTLADPNVIESLKQQYEDEE; encoded by the coding sequence ATGAAAGACAAGAAAAATATCGAAGCTCTGCTTGACGAAAGGCGGCTCTTTGAACCGTCTAAGGAGTTCGTAGATAAAGCGAATATGAGCAGGGCAGATATTTACGAAGAAGGCAAAGACATCGAGAAATTCTGGGCCAAAGCTGCTGATAATGTAGATTGGTTCAAGAAATGGGATACACTTCTTGAATGGAAGCCTCCATTTGCAAAATGGTATATCGGAGGTAAGCTTAACATATCCTACAACTGCCTAGACAGGCATCTGAAAACCAGGAAGAACAAGGCAGCCTTAATCTGGGAAGGCGAACCCGGCGATGAAAAGGTCTATACTTACTGGGATCTATACAGGGAAGTAAATAAGTTCGCAAATGTCCTCAAACATTTCGGGGTGAAAAAAGGAGACAGAGTTACAATCTACCTCCCAATGGTGCCGGAACTGCCTATCGCCATGCTTGCCTGTACGCGAGTCGGTGCTGTACACAGCGTTGTCTTCGGCGGATTCAGCCCTGAGTCATTAAGAGAGAGGATAAATGATTCTGACTCTAAGGTGGTTATAACTGCTGACGGAGGATTTAGGCGTGGGGCGATCGTCCCGCTTAAAAGGAATGTCGATGTAGCTATCGAAGACTGTCCCTGCGTACATAATGTGATAGTGGTAAAAAGAGTTGGCGAAGAAGCGCGCATCCACATGAGTGACGGAAGAGACCACTGGTGGACAGACCTTATGGATGAGTCTGACGGTTATTGCGCACCGGAACAGATGGACAGCGAAGACTTGCTCTACATTCTATATACCAGCGGAACAACCGGAAAGCCCAAAGGGATAGTCCATACCACAGGAGGATACCTCGTTGGTACAACGTTGACCGCAAAATGGATCTTTGATTTAAAAGATGAAGATACTTACTGGTGCAGTGCAGACATTGGATGGGTTACAGGGCACAGCTACATAGTTTACGGGATACTTTCAAATGGCGCGACAACAGTCATGTATGAGGGCTCGCCTGACTATCCGGAAAAAGACAGATTCTGGGAAATAATAGAAAAATATAATGTTAACATCTTTTATACTGCACCCACGGCAATAAGGACTTTCATGAAATGGGGAGAAGAGTGGACAAAGAAAAGGGACCTCTCTTCTCTGAGGCTTTTGGGCTCTGTGGGAGAACCAATCAATCCCGAGGCATGGATGTGGTACCAGAAGAACATTGGAAAGGGCAAATGCCCTGTTGTCGACACATGGTGGCAGACTGAAACAGGGATGATACTTATTTCCCCGCTCCCCGGGATAGTTAATACGAAGCCGGGGTCTGCAACAAGACCATTTCCCGGGATTGAGGCTAAAGTATTTGATGATAAGGGAAATGAAGTGCCGCCTGAGTCCGGAGGATATCTGGTTCTGACAAAGCCCTGGCCAGCAATGCTTCGCACAATATACGGAGATGCGGATAGATACAAAGAGCAGTATTGGTCAAAATACAAAAATATATATTTTACCGGCGATGGGGCAAGGAAGGACAAGGACGGCTACTTCTGGCTCATGGGAAGAGTCGATGATGTAATAAATGTTTCCGGTCACAGGTTAAGCACAATGGAGATTGAAAGCGCTCTTGTTGACCATCCTTCAGTCGCTGAATCAGCTGTAATAGGCAAGACTCATGAAATAAAAGGACAGGCAGTTGCAGCATTCGTAACTCTGAAACAGGGGGTTACTGCAAATAAAGCCATGCAGGATACTTTAAAGGAACATGTAGCGAAAAAAATCGGCTCAATGGCAAGACCTGAAGACATCTACTTCACAGCGGAGCTTCCCAAGACAAGAAGCGGGAAAATAATGAGAAGGTTGCTGCGCGATATTGCAGAAAAGAGAGCGCTCGGGGATACCACTACGCTCGCTGACCCAAATGTAATTGAAAGCTTAAAACAGCAGTACGAGGACGAAGAATAA